A genomic segment from Leptolyngbya boryana PCC 6306 encodes:
- a CDS encoding FG-GAP repeat domain-containing protein translates to MTFFDSLNSFKAPDFNGDGRTDLFSFDLTTRIPEINLSANIRTSASSPIFFIPEGWQTPKYGDFNQDGKTDLVWRNPKTGENAIWLMDGTSSLDAQWLDSLQGTWTEVIGDFDGNGTSDLFWYNSTTGEFQIWAMNGAQRVKRSIAQIEPGWEPAAVNFISDHRHELFWRNPLTGQNAVWTIDPQTLSTSGEWIETKSPTWNYEMIDYNGDGRSDLFWRDRLTGQNQIWLWTSDSLQPDPIAIDLPSTSRDFVIKTGDFDGNHKTDFLVRNPSTGENQIWRAGDIEVQISDIPAQSATFFPEIGDYNGDRFSDIRWVSVTGQENVIWFSDGKLPQSIATE, encoded by the coding sequence ATGACATTTTTTGATAGTTTGAATTCGTTCAAAGCACCTGATTTTAATGGAGATGGGCGGACTGATTTATTCAGTTTTGATCTCACGACACGCATTCCAGAAATTAATTTATCAGCCAATATCAGAACGAGTGCATCAAGTCCGATCTTCTTCATTCCAGAAGGTTGGCAGACTCCAAAATATGGCGACTTTAATCAAGACGGTAAAACGGATCTCGTTTGGCGAAATCCCAAAACTGGAGAAAATGCAATTTGGCTGATGGATGGAACTTCATCCTTGGATGCCCAATGGCTTGATTCTCTGCAAGGTACATGGACAGAAGTGATCGGCGATTTTGACGGCAACGGAACCAGCGATTTGTTTTGGTATAACTCTACGACTGGGGAGTTCCAGATCTGGGCAATGAATGGGGCGCAGCGTGTGAAACGCTCGATCGCTCAGATTGAACCGGGTTGGGAACCTGCTGCTGTAAATTTTATAAGTGATCATCGCCATGAATTATTCTGGCGCAATCCGTTGACAGGACAGAATGCGGTCTGGACAATCGATCCGCAGACGCTGAGTACTTCCGGAGAATGGATTGAGACGAAGTCTCCGACCTGGAACTATGAAATGATTGACTACAACGGAGATGGGCGCAGTGATCTGTTTTGGCGCGATCGCTTAACCGGACAAAACCAAATTTGGCTTTGGACAAGCGACAGTCTGCAACCTGATCCAATCGCGATCGATTTACCCAGCACAAGCAGGGATTTTGTGATCAAAACGGGCGATTTTGATGGCAATCACAAAACAGATTTTCTCGTTCGCAATCCAAGTACAGGCGAGAATCAAATCTGGCGCGCCGGAGACATCGAAGTGCAAATTTCCGATATTCCAGCGCAGTCTGCTACATTCTTTCCCGAAATTGGAGATTACAACGGCGATCGGTTTTCAGATATTCGTTGGGTCAGTGTGACGGGTCAGGAAAATGTGATTTGGTTCAGCGATGGGAAACTACCTCAGTCAATAGCAACCGAGTAA
- the zds gene encoding 9,9'-di-cis-zeta-carotene desaturase, whose amino-acid sequence MRVAIVGAGLAGLAAAVELVDAGHEVEIFEARSFVGGKVGSWIDADGNHIEMGLHVFFNNYANLFALMKKVGVYQELLPKEHVHTFVNRGGELGKLDFRFLVGAPFHGLKAFFTTGQLTIQDKLQNAIALGTSPIVPGLINFDAAMKMIRALDGVSFADWFRSHGGSQNSLKKMWDPIALALGFIDTENISARCMLTIFMMFAAKTEASQLNMLSGSPAEYLHKPIVDYLEARGAKIHTRRQTRRILFEGEGTNTTVTGLAIANGETEEIITADAYLAACDVPGIQRLLPQEWRSIKEFDNIYKLEAVPVATVQMRFDGWVTEMNDPAARKQVDHAAGIDNLLYSSDADFSCFADLALTSPKDYYREGQGSLMQVVLTPGDPFVPMSNEDIAQHALKQIHDLFPSSRELNMTWFNVVKLAQSLYREEPGKDPYRPSQKTPIENFFLAGSYTQQDYIDSMEGATISGKQAAQKILEPTGYKVQGVGLFKY is encoded by the coding sequence ATGCGTGTTGCGATCGTTGGGGCAGGATTAGCGGGATTAGCCGCAGCCGTAGAATTAGTCGATGCGGGTCACGAAGTTGAAATCTTTGAAGCACGATCGTTTGTCGGCGGGAAAGTGGGCAGTTGGATCGATGCGGATGGCAATCACATTGAGATGGGATTGCATGTGTTTTTCAACAATTACGCGAATCTATTCGCCTTAATGAAAAAGGTCGGCGTATATCAAGAATTGCTGCCGAAAGAACATGTTCACACGTTTGTGAATCGTGGCGGTGAACTTGGCAAGCTAGATTTTCGCTTCTTAGTCGGTGCGCCATTTCACGGATTGAAGGCGTTCTTTACAACCGGACAACTCACGATTCAAGATAAATTGCAAAACGCGATCGCGCTGGGCACAAGTCCGATTGTTCCAGGGCTGATTAATTTCGATGCCGCGATGAAAATGATTCGCGCTTTGGATGGAGTCAGCTTTGCTGATTGGTTCCGCAGTCATGGCGGTTCTCAGAATAGTTTGAAGAAAATGTGGGACCCGATCGCTCTCGCTCTCGGCTTCATCGATACCGAAAATATTTCTGCACGCTGCATGTTAACCATCTTTATGATGTTCGCCGCGAAAACAGAAGCGTCGCAATTGAACATGCTATCTGGCTCACCTGCGGAATATTTGCACAAGCCGATCGTAGATTATTTGGAAGCGAGAGGCGCAAAGATTCACACCCGCAGACAAACGCGCCGCATTTTGTTTGAAGGTGAAGGGACGAATACGACTGTCACTGGACTTGCGATCGCGAATGGTGAAACAGAAGAGATTATTACTGCTGATGCCTATCTTGCAGCCTGTGATGTTCCTGGAATTCAGAGACTGCTTCCCCAGGAATGGCGCAGTATCAAGGAGTTTGACAATATCTACAAACTCGAAGCAGTTCCAGTCGCAACAGTGCAAATGAGATTTGATGGCTGGGTGACAGAAATGAATGATCCAGCCGCGAGAAAGCAAGTTGACCATGCAGCAGGAATTGATAACTTGCTCTACAGTTCGGACGCAGATTTTTCTTGTTTTGCAGATCTAGCGCTGACGAGTCCGAAAGATTACTACCGAGAAGGTCAAGGCTCTTTGATGCAAGTCGTGCTCACGCCGGGTGATCCGTTTGTGCCAATGAGTAATGAAGACATTGCTCAACATGCTCTCAAGCAAATTCATGATCTGTTTCCTTCCTCGCGCGAACTGAATATGACCTGGTTTAACGTGGTGAAGCTAGCACAGTCGCTGTACCGTGAAGAACCCGGAAAAGATCCCTATCGTCCTTCGCAAAAAACGCCGATCGAGAATTTCTTCTTAGCAGGCAGTTACACCCAACAGGACTATATCGATAGCATGGAAGGTGCAACGATTTCAGGCAAGCAGGCGGCTCAGAAAATTCTGGAACCGACGGGCTATAAAGTTCAAGGGGTTGGATTGTTTAAGTATTAA
- a CDS encoding MvdC/MvdD family ATP grasp protein, which translates to MTVLILGHAADLHASHLYQTLERLGIVCHYWDVATFPTQAQITWSPVSQEGLLRLADGRHLAVSQIRSVFWRHFAGVRVPRLPHASVQKAAYQDAIALVRSLIQIPSIHWVNPIQAYQLHREKPLQLSKLHQLGVNLPDTIVTNDPTSVREFVYRHSKTTFKPIYGGARTQLISAEHLNPERLKLSLKIAPVTLCEYIAGANIRSYVIGDTVYAAEICSAALDFHEDDDVKVIPIIFPKAMCQQAIAIAQALDAEWLMIDWRLTPSGKYLFLEANPNPSFLAFEQQTGFPITQALIELLLNSD; encoded by the coding sequence ATGACCGTGCTGATTTTGGGACATGCCGCGGATCTTCATGCATCACATCTGTATCAAACCTTAGAACGATTGGGAATTGTCTGTCACTACTGGGATGTGGCAACGTTTCCGACCCAAGCACAAATTACTTGGTCGCCCGTATCTCAAGAAGGCTTATTGCGTCTGGCAGATGGGCGGCACTTAGCAGTCAGCCAGATTCGCAGTGTGTTCTGGCGACATTTTGCCGGGGTACGAGTGCCCAGATTACCTCATGCATCGGTGCAAAAAGCCGCGTATCAAGATGCGATCGCGCTCGTGCGCTCTCTGATTCAAATTCCTTCAATCCACTGGGTGAATCCCATACAGGCGTATCAACTGCATCGCGAGAAACCGCTGCAACTCAGCAAACTTCATCAATTAGGAGTCAACCTTCCCGATACGATCGTCACGAATGATCCAACTTCAGTGCGAGAGTTCGTCTATCGACATTCCAAAACGACCTTCAAACCAATTTATGGCGGAGCTAGAACCCAACTCATTTCAGCAGAACACTTGAATCCTGAACGCTTGAAATTGAGTCTAAAAATTGCGCCTGTGACGCTGTGCGAATACATTGCCGGAGCGAATATTCGATCGTATGTCATTGGTGACACGGTTTATGCAGCCGAGATTTGCAGTGCTGCATTGGATTTTCATGAGGATGACGATGTTAAAGTCATTCCGATCATCTTTCCGAAAGCGATGTGCCAGCAGGCAATTGCGATCGCTCAAGCCTTGGATGCGGAATGGCTGATGATTGATTGGAGATTAACACCGAGCGGCAAGTATCTCTTTCTCGAAGCGAATCCCAATCCATCCTTCTTAGCCTTTGAACAACAGACTGGATTTCCAATCACGCAAGCGTTGATTGAATTGTTGTTGAATTCAGACTGA
- the glcD gene encoding glycolate oxidase subunit GlcD, producing MTAVVTQPNWQAIAREFEAVVGKSGVVQRREELLVYECDGLTSYRERPAIAVLPRTTEEVAEVVKICARASVPFVARGSGTGLSGGALPIENCVLIVTSLMRKILQVDLENQRVIVQPGVINSWVTQTVSGAGFYYAPDPSSQIICSIGGNVAENSGGVHCLKYGVTTNHVLGVKIVTPEGAIVDLGSEIPESPGYDLTGVFVGSEGTLGIATEITLKILKTPESIRVLLADFMSVEAAGATVSDIISAGIIPGGMEMMDNMSINAVEDVVATGCYPRDATAILLVEVDGLEVEADLNSQRVAEICKKNGARNVTVATEADERLTIWKGRKAAFAAMGKMSPDYYVQDGVIPRTKLEYVLREIEALGQKFGYNVANVFHAGDGNLHPLILYNNAIPGALEQVEALGGEILKLCVKVGGSISGEHGIGADKRCYMPEMFSPADLETMQWVRLAFDPQGIANPTKLFPTPRTCGEAAQAHGQKVFEGIERF from the coding sequence ATGACGGCAGTAGTGACCCAACCCAATTGGCAAGCGATCGCACGCGAATTTGAAGCAGTTGTGGGAAAATCGGGGGTTGTGCAACGCCGCGAAGAACTTTTGGTTTATGAGTGTGATGGCTTGACGAGCTATCGAGAACGTCCCGCGATCGCAGTGTTACCGCGCACGACAGAAGAAGTCGCAGAAGTCGTGAAGATTTGCGCGCGCGCTTCGGTTCCCTTTGTAGCGAGAGGTTCAGGCACAGGACTGTCGGGTGGTGCTTTACCGATCGAGAACTGTGTCTTGATTGTCACCTCTTTGATGCGGAAAATCCTTCAGGTGGATTTGGAGAATCAGCGCGTGATTGTTCAACCGGGCGTGATCAATAGTTGGGTAACTCAGACGGTGAGTGGAGCCGGATTTTACTATGCACCCGATCCATCGAGTCAGATTATTTGTTCGATCGGCGGTAATGTAGCTGAGAATTCCGGCGGGGTGCATTGCCTGAAATATGGAGTGACGACGAATCATGTATTGGGTGTGAAGATTGTCACTCCCGAAGGCGCGATCGTGGATTTGGGCAGTGAGATTCCCGAATCGCCAGGATACGATCTCACCGGAGTGTTTGTTGGCTCAGAAGGAACGCTCGGAATCGCGACTGAAATCACGTTGAAAATCTTGAAAACACCGGAGTCGATTCGGGTGCTTTTAGCAGATTTTATGAGTGTTGAAGCAGCGGGAGCGACAGTTTCGGACATTATTAGTGCGGGCATCATCCCAGGCGGAATGGAAATGATGGATAACATGAGTATCAATGCAGTCGAAGATGTCGTCGCGACTGGGTGTTATCCACGTGATGCGACTGCGATTTTGCTGGTGGAAGTAGATGGCTTAGAAGTTGAAGCAGACTTGAACAGTCAGCGAGTCGCGGAGATTTGTAAAAAAAATGGAGCGCGAAATGTCACGGTAGCAACCGAGGCGGATGAGCGACTAACGATTTGGAAGGGACGAAAAGCAGCATTTGCAGCAATGGGTAAGATGAGTCCCGATTACTATGTGCAAGATGGCGTGATTCCGCGCACGAAGTTGGAATATGTGCTGCGTGAAATTGAAGCCTTGGGACAAAAGTTTGGCTACAACGTGGCAAATGTGTTTCATGCAGGCGATGGGAATTTGCATCCGTTGATTTTGTACAACAATGCAATTCCAGGCGCGTTAGAACAAGTCGAAGCGTTGGGTGGAGAGATTCTGAAGCTCTGTGTGAAAGTGGGGGGAAGTATTTCTGGAGAGCATGGCATTGGGGCGGATAAACGGTGCTATATGCCAGAGATGTTTTCGCCTGCGGATTTGGAGACGATGCAGTGGGTGAGATTGGCATTTGATCCACAGGGAATTGCTAATCCAACAAAGTTGTTCCCGACTCCTCGGACTTGTGGAGAAGCGGCTCAGGCGCATGGACAGAAGGTTTTTGAGGGCATTGAGCGGTTTTAG
- a CDS encoding alpha/beta fold hydrolase, translated as MQVASSIDTVPGQYWNWRNEPVYYVKMGERNNRPPLLLIHGFGASTDHWRKNVIGLSQEFEVWAIDLLGFGRSAKPDWKYSGELWRDQIHEFVTEVIGAPAVVAGNSLGGYVGLCAASQRPESSAGLILINSAGPFTDIQGTTKPDPIRQVMGSFVMSLFHQDWASWLLFQYVRQKSTIRKTLEKVYLDQTAVTDRLIEEIQRPAFDQGADKVFASVFRTPQGEKVDVLLGQLTRPLLMLWGEADPWINARDRGAKFRSYHPQLTEHYLNAGHCPHDEIPDQVNALIRTWVTSAVN; from the coding sequence ATGCAGGTCGCTTCTTCGATCGATACGGTTCCAGGACAGTATTGGAACTGGCGAAACGAGCCAGTTTACTATGTAAAAATGGGCGAACGGAACAATCGCCCCCCGCTGTTATTGATTCATGGATTTGGAGCTTCGACTGATCACTGGCGCAAAAACGTGATCGGATTGAGCCAAGAGTTTGAAGTGTGGGCGATCGACTTACTCGGATTTGGGCGATCGGCAAAACCAGACTGGAAATACAGCGGTGAACTGTGGCGCGACCAGATTCATGAATTCGTCACTGAAGTCATCGGTGCGCCTGCCGTCGTTGCTGGAAATTCGCTCGGTGGCTATGTTGGACTTTGTGCCGCTTCCCAACGTCCCGAATCGTCAGCAGGATTAATTTTGATCAATAGTGCAGGTCCCTTTACCGATATTCAAGGCACAACCAAGCCTGATCCGATTCGCCAAGTCATGGGAAGCTTTGTGATGAGCTTATTTCACCAGGACTGGGCAAGTTGGTTGCTCTTTCAGTATGTGCGGCAGAAATCAACGATCCGAAAAACCTTAGAAAAGGTCTACTTAGATCAAACGGCAGTCACAGATCGCTTAATTGAGGAAATCCAACGCCCTGCCTTTGATCAAGGCGCAGATAAAGTCTTTGCATCAGTCTTCCGCACTCCACAAGGAGAAAAAGTCGATGTATTGCTCGGACAACTAACGCGACCCTTGTTAATGTTGTGGGGAGAAGCTGACCCCTGGATTAACGCGCGCGATCGCGGTGCAAAATTCCGCAGCTATCATCCCCAACTGACCGAGCATTATTTGAATGCAGGACATTGTCCGCATGACGAAATTCCTGACCAAGTGAACGCACTGATTCGGACTTGGGTCACATCGGCAGTCAATTAA
- a CDS encoding branched-chain amino acid transaminase yields the protein MHNFLPIAYFKNQFLPFENANLSIATHALHYGTGAFGGLRGIPNPENPNQILLFRLDRHCQRLSNSARLLNFELPADKIQSIITDFVKKNQPKTSFYIRPFVYTSDLGIAPRLHNIEHDFFVYGLELGDYLSPDGVSCRISSWYRQEDRSLPLRGKISGAYITSSLAKTEAVSCGFDEAILLNSQGKVSEASGMNIFLVRNGELITPGYDQDILEGITRDSVLTIARDLGIKTIERPVDKSELFIADEVFLSGTAAKVTPVKRIETFEFSKHRPVTDKLREAVTAVTENRNETYRDWVNVIEI from the coding sequence ATGCACAATTTCCTCCCCATCGCCTATTTCAAAAATCAATTTCTCCCTTTTGAGAATGCCAATTTGTCGATCGCAACCCATGCGCTGCATTACGGAACGGGTGCGTTCGGCGGATTACGCGGGATTCCGAATCCAGAGAATCCAAATCAGATTTTGCTGTTTCGCCTCGATCGCCATTGTCAACGCTTGAGTAATAGTGCAAGATTGCTGAATTTTGAGCTGCCTGCGGATAAGATCCAATCGATTATTACGGATTTTGTTAAGAAAAATCAGCCAAAAACATCGTTTTATATTCGTCCGTTTGTCTATACCTCGGATCTGGGGATCGCACCGCGATTACACAATATTGAACATGATTTCTTTGTGTATGGGCTGGAGTTAGGGGATTATTTGTCGCCGGATGGGGTGAGTTGCCGCATTAGTTCTTGGTATCGGCAGGAGGATCGCAGTCTACCGTTGCGCGGCAAGATTAGTGGAGCCTATATTACGTCTTCATTGGCGAAGACAGAGGCGGTGTCTTGTGGGTTTGATGAGGCGATTTTGCTGAATTCGCAAGGCAAAGTCAGTGAAGCATCGGGAATGAATATTTTCTTGGTGCGCAATGGGGAATTGATTACGCCAGGATATGACCAGGATATTTTGGAGGGGATTACGCGGGATAGTGTGTTGACGATCGCGCGCGATTTGGGGATTAAAACGATCGAACGTCCGGTGGATAAGTCAGAGTTATTCATCGCGGATGAGGTGTTCTTAAGCGGAACGGCAGCGAAGGTAACGCCTGTGAAACGCATTGAGACGTTTGAGTTTAGTAAGCATCGTCCAGTGACGGATAAGCTGCGTGAAGCGGTGACGGCGGTAACGGAAAATCGGAATGAGACGTATCGCGACTGGGTGAATGTGATTGAGATTTAA